The proteins below are encoded in one region of Rhododendron vialii isolate Sample 1 chromosome 7a, ASM3025357v1:
- the LOC131333031 gene encoding cytochrome b561, DM13 and DOMON domain-containing protein At5g54830: MAGAPPLLLLGFLFHCFLSCHACLNSTNTSLTNFQSDFFMLQHQLRGVFQLIDACSFRVTRFDMLPGSDVRWWGSIGDDFANLTNGFVISDMKLNRTYKNDSFVVNLNNNVSWDQIRVVSVWDIPTASDFGYVVLVNDARNGSEDFAPSPSPAAVGGGGGNNGSSNSSSVVGVFKEPTMFENCKVLSSSYRVRWTLEVEEGLIDIGLEAATGIQNYMAFGWANPNFTSKPMLGADVTVTGFAEDNGMSFADDFYISQYSECVKDEDGKVQGVCPDSMYEGSNAANTLVNNSVLVYGHRKDGVSFVRYQRPLNSDDKKFDLPVNPLDNMTVIWAMGLLKPPDSLHPYYLPENHGGTYGYLTLNVSDHVNDCLGPLDAEDKDDQDLITADRNAPLVVTVGPAVYYPNPPNPSKVIYINKKEAPVLRVERGVPVKFSIQAGHDVAFYVTSDPLGGNATLRNKSETIYAGGPAAEGVPASPMVLNWAPDRNTPDQVYYQSVFTEKMGWKIQVVDGGLSDMYNNSVVLDDQQVTLFWTLSENSISFAARGEKKSSYLAIGFGSGMVNSFAYVGWVDDDGKGHVNTYWIDAQEASGIHPTYENLTYVRCRSENGIMTLEFTRPLNPSCHGGERPECKNIIDPTTPLKIIWAMGARWSDDNLSERNMHSAASSRPVRVFLKRGSAEALEDLRPVLAVHGFMMFLAWGILLPGGILAARYLKHVKGDGWYQLHVYLQYSGLAIVLLGFLFAVAELQGLHFDSVHVKFGMAAIFLACVQPVNAYMRPKKPANGEEVSSKRLVWEYAHFITGRSAIVVGFVALVTGMKHLGDRYGGENVRGLNWALIGWFFIGALLVIYLENCEKKRRRDTVFGRSDWVLGNSEEEDTDLLSPSRGFAEKELDSSDRMEVQLEPMSR; this comes from the coding sequence ATGGCAGGAGCTCCCCCCTTACTCCTCCTAGGGTTTCTCTTCCATTGCTTCCTCTCCTGCCACGCTTGTCTCAACTCCACCAACACTTCCCTAACCAATTTCCAATCTGACTTCTTCATGCTCCAACACCAACTCAGAGGCGTCTTCCAGTTGATCGACGCCTGTTCCTTTAGGGTCACCCGATTCGACATGCTCCCCGGCTCCGACGTGCGATGGTGGGGCTCCATCGGCGACGATTTCGCTAACTTAACCAACGGATTCGTTATATCTGACATGAAACTCAATAGGACCTATAAAAACGATAGCTTTGTTGTTAACCTGAACAACAATGTGAGTTGGGATCAGATCAGGGTGGTTTCCGTTTGGGACATACCCACGGCATCCGACTTTGGGTACGTTGTGTTGGTAAACGATGCTAGAAATGGGTCGGAAGATTTTGCCCCATCCCCTTCGCCAGCTGCTGTTGGCGGAGGAGGGGGGAACAACGGCTCAAGCAATAGCTCGAGCGTTGTTGGGGTTTTTAAGGAGCCCACGATGTTTGAGAATTGCAAAGTGTTGTCGTCGAGTTATAGGGTTAGGTGGACGTTGGAGGTGGAGGAGGGTTTGATTGATATCGGCTTGGAGGCAGCCACGGGGATTCAGAACTACATGGCATTTGGTTGGGCGAATCCCAATTTTACTTCCAAGCCCATGCTTGGTGCTGATGTAACGGTGACAGGGTTCGCGGAGGATAATGGCATGTCatttgctgatgatttttacaTCAGTCAgtatagtgagtgtgtgaaagATGAAGATGGCAAAGTGCAGGGGGTTTGTCCTGACTCGATGTATGAGGGATCGAATGCTGCTAATACTTTGGTGAACAACTCTGTGTTGGTTTATGGGCATAGGAAAGATGGGGTGTCGTTTGTCAGGTACCAGAGGCCGTTGAATTCGGATGACAAGAAGTTTGATTTACCTGTGAATCCGTTGGATAACATGACTGTGATTTGGGCTATGGGTTTGCTTAAGCCGCCAGATAGTCTTCACCCTTACTATCTCCCCGAAAACCATGGCGGGACTTATGGGTATCTGACACTTAATGTTTCGGATCACGTGAATGATTGCTTAGGACCATTGGATGCCGAAGATAAGGACGATCAAGATCTCATCACTGCCGATAGAAATGCACCTCTTGTTGTTACTGTGGGCCCAGCTGTGTATTATCCGAATCCCCCTAATCCTTCTAAAGTTATTTACATCAACAAGAAAGAGGCGCCTGTTTTAAGGGTAGAAAGGGGGGTTCCTGTGAAGTTCTCAATACAAGCAGGTCACGATGTTGCATTTTATGTTACTTCTGACCCGCTTGGTGGAAATGCAACTCTTAGAAATAAGTCTGAGACTATTTATGCAGGGGGACCAGCAGCTGAAGGAGTCCCAGCCAGCCCTATGGTCCTAAATTGGGCACCGGACCGAAATACCCCTGATCAAGTTTACTATCAATCAGTGTTTACCGAGAAAATGGGTTGGAAAATTCAAGTGGTCGATGGGGGTTTATCAGATATGTATAATAACAGTGTTGTCTTGGATGACCAGCAAGTTACTTTATTTTGGACACTCTCAGAAAACTCAATATCTTTTGCAGCTAGGGGTGAGAAAAAGAGTAGTTATCTAGCAATAGGGTTTGGTAGTGGAATGGTAAATAGCTTTGCTTATGTGGGTTGGGTTGATGACGATGGCAAAGGGCACGTTAACACATATTGGATCGATGCACAGGAAGCCTCAGGAATACATCCGACGTATGAGAATTTGACATATGTGAGATGTAGATCAGAAAATGGAATCATGACTTTGGAGTTCACCCGTCCATTGAATCCATCATGCCATGGGGGTGAAAGGCCTGAATGTAAAAATATCATTGACCCCACAACCCCTTTGAAAATTATATGGGCCATGGGTGCTAGATGGTCAGATGACAATTTAAGTGAGAGAAACATGCATTCTGCAGCGAGTAGTAGGCCAGTTAGAGTGTTTCTTAAGCGTGGCTCAGCAGAAGCATTGGAGGATTTACGCCCCGTACTGGCGGTACACGGTTTTATGATGTTTCTTGCTTGGGGAATTTTACTTCCAGGTGGAATATTAGCAGCTAGATACTTGAAACATGTTAAGGGTGATGGATGGTACCAGCTTCATGTCTACTTGCAGTATTCTGGATTAGCAATTGTTTTACTTGGGTTTCTATTTGCTGTAGCTGAGCTCCAGGGCCTCCATTTTGACTCAGTGCATGTGAAGTTTGGAATGGCCGCTATTTTTTTGGCTTGTGTACAACCGGTGAATGCATACATGAGACCTAAAAAGCCTGCCAACGGGGAGGAGGTTTCCTCGAAAAGGCTTGTTTGGGAGTACGCTCATTTTATTACCGGAAGATCTGCCATTGTTGTTGGATTCGTTGCTCTTGTTACAGGAATGAAGCATTTAGGAGATAGATACGGTGGCGAGAACGTTCGTGGTCTCAATTGGGCTTTGATAGGTTGGTTCTTTATTGGTGCTTTGTTGGTGATATATCTGGAGAATTGTgaaaagaagaggaggagggacACAGTTTTTGGAAGAAGCGACTGGGTGTTGGGTAATAGCGAGGAGGAGGATACAGATCTTTTGAGCCCTAGTCGGGGATTtgcagaaaaagagttggattCATCTGATAGAATGGAAGTTCAGCTAGAACCCATGAGCAGATAG